The following are from one region of the Penaeus vannamei isolate JL-2024 chromosome 28, ASM4276789v1, whole genome shotgun sequence genome:
- the LOC113801850 gene encoding uncharacterized protein, with product MRPALILALAAILAVSVVDARLNICSSTADCPPRSQCVRKRCSDKCSSMSDCLPGLGCVLGRCMDVCDGACSVSAKCDVILNEPVCSCPEGQEGDPQELCVAPAQKDAAKTPEP from the exons atgAGACCAGCGTTAATTCTAGCTCTGGCGGCCATCTTGGCGGTTTCGGTTGTCGATGCGAGGT TGAACATCTGTTCCTC gACTGCCGATTGCCCACCACGTTCTCAGTGCGTCCGGAAGAGGTGCTCTGACAAGTGCAGCTC taTGAGCGACTGCCTCCCCGGCCTGGGGTGCGTCCTCGGTCGCTGTATGGACGTGTGTGACGGCGCCTGCAGTGTGAGTGCCAAGTGTGACGTCATCCTCAACGAGCCTGTGTGTTCTTGCCCCGAAGGCCAGGAAGGAGACCCGCAAGAACTGTGTGTCGCTCCCGCACAGAAGGACGCTG CAAAGACACCTGAACCCTAG